A section of the Thermodesulfobacteriota bacterium genome encodes:
- a CDS encoding site-specific integrase: MNKPNYSVTYIKSEKEKAIEKIIRIARKEGWDYEDFSYVYRRVREKLGLKPGKKPKRLPRILSEESFKRFYEEVEKADNLRHELMLKLLFYTAVRNQELVNIRMADVYLDENKIFIEGGKGDKDRYVLFNQDFKMALKVYMKNNPKNRYLFQTRLNDKYTTRRIQQIVKYYAEKAGIKATPHTFRHQAITWLTKNGFNDAELMLITGHSSKESLKIYQHISLQDVENKYQNAMKRLEF, encoded by the coding sequence TTGAATAAACCAAACTATTCAGTGACCTATATAAAAAGTGAGAAGGAAAAGGCGATTGAGAAGATAATAAGGATAGCCAGGAAGGAGGGGTGGGATTACGAGGATTTTAGTTACGTCTATCGAAGAGTAAGAGAAAAGCTGGGCTTGAAACCGGGCAAAAAGCCAAAGAGGCTTCCACGGATCCTCTCCGAGGAGAGTTTTAAAAGATTCTATGAAGAGGTGGAGAAAGCGGACAACCTTCGGCATGAGCTCATGTTGAAGCTGCTATTCTATACTGCGGTGCGCAACCAGGAATTGGTGAACATCAGGATGGCCGATGTCTATCTGGATGAAAATAAGATTTTTATAGAGGGGGGAAAGGGCGATAAAGACAGGTATGTGCTTTTCAACCAGGACTTCAAGATGGCCTTGAAGGTTTACATGAAAAATAACCCTAAAAACAGGTATCTATTCCAGACCAGGTTGAATGACAAGTATACAACGAGAAGAATCCAGCAGATAGTCAAATATTACGCGGAGAAAGCGGGGATCAAGGCTACCCCACATACCTTCAGGCATCAGGCCATAACCTGGCTAACCAAAAATGGCTTCAATGATGCCGAGCTTATGCTTATTACCGGTCACAGTTCCAAGGAAAGTTTGAAGATATACCAGCATATATCATTACAGGACGTGGAGAATAAATACCAAAATGCTATGAAAAGGCTGGAGTTCTAG
- a CDS encoding pyridoxal phosphate-dependent aminotransferase, whose product MPSKLSEEISPFFVMDVLERAKEIEAQGGRVVHFEVGEPDLPTPGIICDEAIRSIREGDTKYTSSLGISELREAISSDYRENYGVEVSPGTVIVTMGSSPALFLAMASLLNPGDEVIITDPHYACYPQIIKIAGGVPKPVRIYEEEGYQIDLNRVKKAISRRTKAILINSPSNPTGVVLEPDLMREISELGLYLISDEIYHGLVYDGVEHSAYEFTDKAFVVNGFSKLYRMTGWRLGYLIVPPDFIRPIQKLQQNLFISPNPFVQRAGILALHSAKAKVKEVVKIFGERRDRMMEGLRELGFEIRYEPRGAFYLFVNTEKLGNSSYRLAFDILEKAHVAVTPGIDFGQGGEGYLRFSYANSSENIDEGIRRLRIYLDGKTV is encoded by the coding sequence ATGCCGTCCAAGCTATCTGAAGAGATATCGCCATTCTTCGTCATGGATGTATTGGAGCGGGCCAAAGAGATCGAGGCCCAGGGAGGGAGAGTTGTTCACTTTGAGGTAGGGGAACCAGATCTCCCGACTCCTGGAATAATCTGTGATGAAGCTATAAGGAGTATCAGGGAGGGGGACACCAAGTACACCTCGAGCTTGGGAATTTCCGAGCTTAGGGAGGCGATTTCTTCTGACTACAGAGAAAACTACGGGGTCGAAGTCTCCCCGGGAACGGTCATCGTTACCATGGGTAGCTCTCCCGCTTTATTCTTGGCAATGGCATCGCTTTTAAACCCTGGGGACGAGGTCATAATTACCGACCCTCATTATGCCTGTTACCCCCAGATTATAAAAATCGCCGGGGGGGTGCCTAAACCGGTAAGAATCTACGAAGAAGAGGGTTACCAGATTGACCTGAATAGGGTAAAAAAGGCAATCTCCAGAAGGACGAAGGCCATATTGATCAATTCTCCATCAAATCCAACCGGGGTGGTTCTAGAGCCGGATTTAATGAGGGAAATATCGGAGCTGGGCTTATACTTAATCTCCGACGAGATATATCACGGACTGGTTTATGATGGAGTAGAACATTCGGCCTACGAATTTACGGACAAGGCATTTGTAGTTAATGGATTTTCTAAGCTGTACCGTATGACTGGGTGGCGGCTCGGGTACCTAATTGTGCCTCCCGATTTTATTCGTCCGATTCAGAAGCTCCAACAGAACCTTTTCATCTCCCCTAATCCGTTTGTCCAGAGGGCAGGGATCTTGGCTTTGCATAGTGCTAAGGCTAAAGTGAAAGAGGTAGTCAAGATCTTCGGTGAAAGAAGAGACAGGATGATGGAAGGGTTAAGGGAGCTTGGCTTCGAAATACGCTATGAACCCCGTGGGGCGTTCTACTTGTTTGTCAATACTGAAAAGTTGGGTAATAGTTCCTATCGGTTAGCCTTCGATATACTGGAAAAAGCCCATGTAGCGGTAACGCCAGGGATTGATTTCGGACAGGGGGGAGAGGGTTATTTGAGGTTTTCCTATGCTAACTCGTCCGAAAATATAGACGAGGGAATAAGAAGACTAAGAATATACTTGGATGGAAAGACAGTATAA
- a CDS encoding phosphoglycerate kinase, which translates to MNLISIDEVDIKEKRLFIRVDFNVHLTKEGGYLDEARIRAALPTIRHALREKARVIIASHLGRPGGRPNPKLSLELVGRKLSEILDGEVFFPEDSVGDAVKKVATDMPPGSVMLLENLRFHKGEEENDPRFAKKLAGVADIYVNEAFSMSHRSHASVVGILDFFQTACVGLEFKKEIENLGRLVYNFSRPFVAVFGGRSAPEKIPIMESMLDRLDTILIGGAVSNTFLKALGRQLGKSVTDQIALYSAAKLVSSASARNIRLVLPDDLVLIEGDLKSYSNSFIMSGNIVPGDATVVDLGPNTLDSFTSRILKAKTIFWNGPVGIYENDEFAKGTAAVAKAIAASGAFSVAVGWDTIMAIKKTGYEDKISFLSRGGKAALEFIQGKRLPALEALERKFK; encoded by the coding sequence ATGAACCTGATCTCCATAGACGAAGTAGATATCAAGGAAAAACGCTTATTCATTAGGGTTGATTTCAACGTTCACCTGACAAAAGAAGGGGGGTATTTGGATGAGGCCAGAATACGGGCAGCGCTTCCTACTATACGACACGCCCTAAGGGAGAAGGCTAGGGTAATAATAGCCTCGCACTTGGGAAGGCCCGGAGGAAGACCAAATCCAAAACTATCGCTAGAACTGGTGGGAAGAAAACTATCGGAGATTCTCGACGGGGAGGTGTTTTTCCCGGAAGATAGTGTAGGAGATGCGGTGAAGAAGGTGGCCACAGATATGCCTCCGGGCAGCGTCATGCTGCTGGAAAATCTCCGGTTTCATAAGGGGGAAGAGGAAAACGACCCCCGATTTGCCAAGAAACTCGCCGGGGTTGCAGATATTTATGTGAACGAAGCCTTCTCTATGTCGCATCGATCCCATGCCTCGGTTGTTGGTATTCTGGACTTTTTTCAAACTGCTTGCGTCGGGCTTGAGTTTAAAAAGGAGATTGAAAATTTAGGACGTCTTGTCTATAACTTCTCTCGTCCATTTGTTGCCGTATTTGGTGGCCGAAGCGCTCCGGAAAAAATTCCCATAATGGAGAGCATGCTGGATAGGTTAGATACAATTCTAATCGGTGGAGCGGTGTCTAATACCTTCCTGAAGGCTTTGGGAAGGCAGCTCGGAAAGTCGGTTACCGATCAAATAGCTTTGTATAGTGCGGCTAAGCTGGTTTCTTCGGCCTCAGCGCGTAATATAAGGTTAGTTCTTCCAGATGACCTAGTTCTAATAGAAGGTGATTTGAAGAGTTACTCTAATTCTTTTATAATGTCAGGGAATATAGTTCCAGGAGATGCTACTGTCGTTGACTTGGGGCCGAATACACTAGATTCGTTTACTTCTAGAATTCTCAAGGCGAAGACGATATTCTGGAATGGGCCAGTAGGAATTTACGAAAATGATGAATTTGCGAAGGGAACCGCAGCCGTAGCAAAGGCCATAGCCGCCTCCGGTGCTTTCAGTGTGGCGGTGGGGTGGGACACAATTATGGCAATAAAAAAAACGGGTTATGAAGATAAAATTTCGTTCCTGTCGAGGGGTGGTAAGGCTGCTTTAGAGTTTATCCAGGGCAAAAGACTCCCAGCTCTAGAAGCTCTAGAAAGAAAGTTCAAATGA
- the uvrC gene encoding excinuclease ABC subunit UvrC, which yields MKEELDSIPSSPGVYLLKDEKGKSIYIGKAKNLRVRLRSYFHQSLDNELRPQIPYLMREVKDIDYLVTQTEREALMLENSLIKKNKPKYNIRLKDDKNYSSLRLDSRERFPKLTYTRRILKDGALYFGPFASAQALRQTKRLIHRIFPLRDCTEEKFKRHSGRPCLNYFMKLCSGPCAGMIDEEEYGEIVEQTKMFLRGERKEILKLLREKMSQASEELRYEDAAHYRDQIKLLEKHLDTQLHISASLMDKDIVAFYREGQYVEFVVLFSRGGSIIDKAQYSFEKATWEDEEILREFITQLYGGDRFIPQEIIIPLEFEGINALSEWFSEKQGKKVRITVPERGFKVKLLEMASRNAEEGFKRKSVDRQESYHLLKKVQHALSLSRPPRSIECFDISNIQGDQAVASMVRFENGKPAKKRYKKFKIKTVLGANDYAMMYEVLFRRLSRAGQEGWEIPDLILIDGGKGQLNIAYQVLDEIGLREKLDLASIAKGRDEGEPDKIYIPGRKDPVSLSRNSQELFLLMRVRDEAHRFAITYHKRLRTKRAFESELDSISGIGKRRKAVLLKHFGSLSAIREASLQEISSMPGFNKKVAEMIKQRLRQ from the coding sequence ATGAAAGAAGAGTTAGACTCTATTCCTTCCTCCCCCGGTGTATACCTGCTGAAAGACGAGAAAGGGAAGTCAATCTACATCGGGAAAGCTAAAAACCTGAGAGTCCGGCTGCGCTCTTACTTTCATCAGAGCCTGGACAATGAGCTAAGACCACAAATACCCTATCTGATGCGTGAGGTAAAAGACATCGATTACTTAGTCACCCAGACCGAGCGCGAAGCCCTGATGCTGGAGAACTCCTTAATCAAGAAAAACAAACCTAAATACAACATCCGTTTGAAAGACGATAAAAACTATTCTTCCTTGCGCCTTGATTCCAGAGAAAGGTTTCCAAAGCTTACATACACCCGGCGAATATTGAAAGACGGGGCTTTATATTTCGGCCCTTTTGCCTCTGCCCAGGCATTGAGACAAACCAAACGGCTTATTCACCGAATCTTCCCCCTGCGGGATTGTACCGAAGAAAAATTCAAGCGCCATTCCGGGAGGCCCTGTCTTAATTACTTCATGAAACTCTGCTCGGGACCGTGCGCCGGGATGATCGATGAAGAAGAATATGGAGAAATCGTCGAACAAACCAAGATGTTTCTTCGAGGAGAAAGGAAAGAGATTTTAAAACTTCTCCGTGAAAAGATGAGTCAAGCTTCAGAGGAGCTTAGGTATGAGGACGCAGCGCACTACCGCGACCAGATTAAACTCCTGGAAAAACACCTAGATACCCAACTGCACATTTCAGCAAGCCTAATGGATAAAGATATAGTGGCATTCTACCGGGAGGGTCAGTATGTAGAGTTTGTAGTTCTCTTCAGCAGAGGCGGGTCGATAATCGACAAAGCCCAGTACTCCTTCGAGAAGGCTACATGGGAGGATGAGGAGATACTCCGGGAATTCATCACCCAGCTTTACGGGGGAGATCGCTTTATACCCCAAGAAATCATAATTCCTCTAGAATTTGAGGGAATAAACGCTTTATCCGAGTGGTTCTCGGAAAAACAGGGCAAGAAGGTAAGAATTACTGTTCCGGAGCGGGGATTTAAGGTAAAACTCCTGGAGATGGCAAGTAGAAACGCCGAAGAGGGCTTCAAGAGAAAATCCGTCGATAGGCAGGAAAGCTATCATCTATTGAAGAAAGTTCAGCACGCCCTCTCCCTTTCCAGACCCCCTCGGAGCATCGAATGCTTCGACATATCCAACATCCAGGGAGACCAAGCCGTAGCTTCGATGGTCAGGTTCGAAAACGGCAAACCGGCAAAGAAAAGGTACAAAAAATTCAAGATAAAAACGGTCCTCGGGGCAAATGACTACGCCATGATGTATGAAGTGCTGTTTAGAAGGTTAAGCAGGGCCGGTCAGGAGGGTTGGGAGATTCCCGACCTTATCCTTATCGATGGAGGAAAAGGACAGTTAAACATTGCCTATCAAGTCCTCGACGAAATCGGGCTCCGGGAAAAGTTAGACTTAGCCTCCATCGCCAAAGGAAGAGACGAAGGAGAACCGGACAAGATTTACATTCCTGGAAGAAAAGACCCCGTTTCCCTTTCCCGGAATTCTCAGGAGTTATTCCTACTAATGAGGGTCCGAGACGAAGCTCATCGCTTCGCTATTACTTACCACAAGAGGCTGAGGACCAAAAGAGCCTTTGAATCGGAACTGGACTCCATATCTGGAATCGGAAAACGGAGAAAGGCAGTACTGCTCAAACACTTCGGCAGTTTATCGGCAATAAGAGAGGCTTCACTGCAGGAGATTTCGTCGATGCCCGGATTTAACAAGAAGGTTGCGGAGATGATTAAACAGCGTCTCCGCCAATAG
- the tpiA gene encoding triose-phosphate isomerase, with amino-acid sequence MRKKLIVANWKMNMRRREAMALAENMVELLSDLLGRVDVVLAAPYISLDVVGRVIRETPMELGAQNVFWEAWGAFTGEISPYMLTDIGCRWVIIGHSERRNLLNETDEMVQRKIKMSLEAGLIPIVCVGENILEKEQGNTIEVIERQIGNALYGIGFIDSDELVIAYEPVWAIGTGNNATPEEIEHVHGVIREILGRILGEIAGEVRILYGGSVNPDNIGEILAVENTDGALVGGASLRADSFAKIVQIAGE; translated from the coding sequence ATGAGGAAAAAGCTAATAGTTGCCAACTGGAAGATGAACATGCGAAGAAGGGAGGCAATGGCACTGGCAGAAAATATGGTCGAACTGCTTTCTGATTTATTAGGTCGAGTGGATGTGGTGTTGGCTGCCCCATATATCTCTCTCGATGTAGTGGGTCGAGTAATCCGAGAGACGCCCATGGAACTAGGTGCGCAAAATGTATTCTGGGAGGCCTGGGGTGCTTTTACTGGCGAAATTTCGCCTTACATGCTCACCGATATTGGATGTAGATGGGTAATAATTGGTCATTCGGAGAGGCGAAACCTGCTGAATGAGACTGATGAAATGGTGCAAAGGAAGATTAAGATGTCCCTCGAGGCTGGTCTTATTCCCATAGTTTGCGTTGGTGAGAATATACTGGAGAAGGAACAAGGGAATACTATAGAAGTCATCGAGAGACAAATAGGAAATGCGCTTTATGGTATAGGATTTATCGATTCGGATGAGCTTGTGATTGCTTATGAACCGGTTTGGGCAATAGGGACCGGGAATAATGCCACTCCGGAGGAGATAGAGCATGTTCATGGAGTTATTCGTGAGATATTGGGCAGAATTCTCGGGGAGATTGCAGGCGAGGTAAGAATTCTTTATGGCGGTAGCGTCAACCCGGATAACATAGGGGAGATCCTAGCAGTAGAAAACACTGATGGGGCTTTGGTAGGGGGGGCAAGCCTTAGGGCGGATTCTTTTGCAAAAATAGTTCAAATAGCAGGAGAGTAA
- a CDS encoding helicase HerA-like domain-containing protein: MAQPILIAKGENELCLLPRMANRHGLIAGATGTGKTVTLQVLAENFSRIGVPVFAADIKGDLSGISRPGTEKPRIVERIKQLGLADFHFAGSPVTFWDVFGEQGHPVRTTISEMGPLLLSRLLNLNQTQSGVLTIVFRIADDNGLLLLDLKDLRSMLQYVSESAKEFTARYGNVSAASVGAIQRGLLALEEQGGDKLFGEPAMNLHDLMQTDTNGHGMINILSADRLMQSPKIYATFLLWLLSELFEQLPEVGDPEKPRLVFFFDEAHLLFDDTPEALLDKIEQVVRLIRSKGVGVYFVTQNPLDIPDTVLGQMGNRVQHALRAYTPRDQRAVKAAAQTFRSNPKLDAEMVITELGVGEALVSLLDEKGSPGIVERALICPPKSQIGPITPEERQRIISQSVLYGHYEKTFDRQSAYEMLRGRAEENTQTMATLPKTSPPKEKVGRQRESIYEAMAKSAARTIGTQLGRQILRGVLGSILSGTKR, from the coding sequence ATGGCCCAACCGATATTAATTGCTAAGGGTGAAAATGAGCTTTGTCTCCTGCCCAGAATGGCCAACCGCCACGGTCTTATTGCCGGAGCCACCGGTACGGGAAAGACCGTAACGCTACAGGTATTGGCCGAAAACTTTAGCCGAATCGGAGTACCGGTATTTGCAGCGGATATTAAGGGAGACCTCTCCGGCATCAGCCGACCGGGGACGGAAAAACCCAGAATAGTCGAGCGGATAAAGCAGTTGGGACTCGCAGATTTCCACTTCGCCGGTAGCCCGGTGACATTCTGGGATGTCTTTGGTGAGCAGGGACACCCAGTGCGCACCACCATATCAGAAATGGGACCACTTTTGCTGAGCAGGTTGCTCAATCTTAACCAGACCCAGAGCGGTGTGCTGACGATTGTGTTCAGGATAGCCGATGACAATGGCCTTCTCTTACTCGACCTAAAGGACCTCCGGTCGATGCTTCAGTATGTAAGTGAAAGTGCCAAGGAATTCACTGCACGGTACGGCAATGTTTCCGCGGCAAGCGTTGGAGCAATCCAGAGAGGGCTCTTGGCACTCGAAGAACAGGGAGGGGACAAGCTCTTTGGCGAGCCGGCTATGAACCTTCATGACCTCATGCAAACCGACACCAATGGGCATGGGATGATAAATATACTTTCGGCCGATAGACTCATGCAGTCGCCTAAAATTTACGCCACTTTTCTTCTGTGGTTATTATCCGAATTATTCGAACAATTGCCGGAGGTGGGTGACCCGGAGAAACCTAGACTCGTTTTCTTCTTCGATGAAGCCCATTTACTATTCGACGATACGCCCGAGGCCTTACTGGATAAGATCGAGCAGGTAGTCCGTCTCATCCGTTCTAAGGGTGTAGGGGTATACTTTGTCACCCAGAACCCGTTAGATATCCCGGATACCGTGCTCGGACAGATGGGCAACCGTGTTCAACATGCGCTACGCGCCTACACCCCTCGCGACCAGAGAGCGGTTAAGGCCGCAGCCCAGACCTTTAGGAGCAATCCAAAACTCGACGCAGAAATGGTGATAACCGAGCTTGGAGTTGGAGAAGCTCTGGTTTCACTACTTGATGAGAAAGGGAGCCCGGGCATCGTGGAACGCGCATTAATTTGCCCTCCTAAAAGCCAGATCGGACCGATTACACCGGAGGAAAGGCAACGGATTATCAGTCAGTCGGTTTTATACGGCCACTACGAAAAGACCTTTGACCGACAATCAGCTTATGAAATGCTAAGAGGTCGCGCAGAAGAAAACACTCAAACTATGGCTACACTGCCTAAGACTTCGCCACCAAAAGAGAAAGTTGGACGGCAACGTGAAAGTATATACGAAGCTATGGCCAAAAGCGCAGCACGCACCATCGGCACGCAATTAGGCCGACAAATCCTCCGCGGTGTGTTGGGCTCAATACTTAGCGGGACTAAACGCTAA
- a CDS encoding HU family DNA-binding protein, which translates to MKRSELEKELADKFNLQPQQSEQIINTIIEYMTEVLQSGDRIEIRGFGSFFTKGYKPYSGRNPRTGEAIEVPSKKLPHFRPSKELIKKLNEDESA; encoded by the coding sequence ATGAAAAGATCAGAGCTGGAAAAAGAATTGGCCGATAAATTCAATCTTCAGCCCCAACAGTCGGAACAGATTATTAACACTATTATTGAATATATGACCGAGGTGCTGCAAAGCGGCGACAGGATCGAAATCAGAGGCTTTGGCAGCTTCTTTACAAAGGGCTATAAACCGTACAGTGGTAGGAACCCAAGAACGGGTGAGGCAATAGAGGTTCCATCCAAGAAGCTACCTCATTTCAGGCCCAGCAAGGAACTGATCAAGAAGTTGAATGAGGATGAGAGCGCTTAA
- a CDS encoding PA0069 family radical SAM protein, giving the protein MPKIKGRGSSENPPNRFEKIEYVPDADEIAEGISPKTIFYRDTTKSIIAYNESPDVGFEASINPYRGCEHGCIYCYARPTHEYFGLSAGLDFETKIFVKEDAPELLRKELSSPKWEPKPIAISGVTDCYQPAEKHFRITRRCLEVLAEFRNPAGIVTKNYLVTRDIDILKELAEHHAIIAALSITTLDPKLARVMEPRASQPDLRLKAIEKLSQNGIPAMVMVAPVIPGLTDHELPRIIQKAVEAGALQAGYVMLRLPYAVSGLFQTWLEQHFPEKKNKVLNRIRSIRKGRLNSPEFYERMKGEGIFAEQVKTLFQVACRKAGIDKNKIRLSCDSFRRPGGIQLKLF; this is encoded by the coding sequence GTGCCCAAAATAAAGGGTCGCGGGTCTTCTGAAAATCCGCCCAATCGTTTCGAGAAGATAGAGTACGTTCCTGATGCAGACGAGATTGCTGAAGGCATTTCACCTAAAACCATTTTCTATAGGGACACCACCAAGTCCATCATCGCTTACAACGAGAGCCCGGATGTAGGGTTTGAAGCCAGCATTAATCCATACCGCGGATGTGAGCACGGCTGTATATACTGCTATGCCCGCCCCACCCATGAGTACTTTGGTCTATCCGCCGGATTAGATTTCGAGACAAAAATATTCGTCAAGGAAGATGCACCAGAATTACTCAGAAAGGAACTGTCTTCTCCCAAATGGGAGCCAAAGCCCATCGCCATAAGCGGGGTTACAGATTGCTATCAGCCTGCTGAGAAGCATTTCCGCATAACCCGGAGGTGCTTAGAAGTCCTGGCCGAGTTTCGTAACCCGGCGGGAATCGTCACAAAAAACTATTTGGTAACCCGGGACATAGATATCTTGAAGGAATTAGCCGAGCATCATGCAATAATAGCCGCGCTCTCTATCACCACTCTGGACCCTAAGCTGGCCAGAGTTATGGAGCCCCGGGCCTCCCAGCCCGATTTACGCTTGAAGGCGATCGAAAAGCTGTCCCAAAACGGTATTCCGGCGATGGTAATGGTTGCGCCTGTTATTCCGGGACTTACCGACCATGAGCTTCCTAGGATCATCCAGAAGGCAGTTGAAGCAGGCGCTTTACAAGCAGGGTACGTGATGTTAAGGCTACCCTACGCCGTCTCAGGACTCTTCCAGACCTGGCTTGAGCAGCATTTTCCAGAGAAGAAGAACAAGGTATTGAACAGGATTCGGTCTATACGAAAAGGCAGGCTTAATAGTCCCGAATTCTATGAACGCATGAAGGGTGAGGGCATTTTTGCCGAGCAGGTCAAAACGCTATTTCAGGTCGCTTGCAGAAAAGCGGGGATCGACAAGAATAAGATTCGCCTTTCATGCGATTCGTTTCGCCGGCCCGGAGGCATACAACTGAAGCTTTTTTGA
- the fdxA gene encoding ferredoxin, producing MAYIIAEPCIGVKDKACVEACPVDCIYEGEDQLFIHPDECIDCGACVDPCPVDAIYHEDELPDKWKQFIEKNKSFFDGKTGLTPARKD from the coding sequence ATGGCCTATATAATTGCAGAGCCGTGCATAGGTGTGAAGGATAAGGCCTGTGTAGAAGCTTGCCCCGTGGACTGCATATACGAAGGAGAGGACCAACTTTTTATTCATCCGGATGAGTGCATAGATTGCGGTGCTTGTGTTGACCCATGCCCTGTAGATGCAATATATCACGAGGATGAGCTTCCGGATAAGTGGAAACAGTTTATAGAGAAGAATAAAAGCTTCTTTGATGGAAAGACCGGTCTTACCCCGGCACGAAAAGATTAA
- the rpmB gene encoding 50S ribosomal protein L28 — MAQVCVICGKKPLYGHNVSHANNRTKRRWNINLRKIKARLQSGEVRRIRVCTECIKSGKVQKAA; from the coding sequence ATGGCCCAGGTTTGTGTAATATGCGGGAAAAAACCGCTTTATGGACATAATGTAAGCCACGCAAACAACAGAACCAAAAGACGCTGGAACATAAATTTAAGGAAGATTAAAGCACGTCTCCAGAGCGGTGAGGTAAGAAGAATAAGGGTCTGCACTGAATGTATTAAATCCGGGAAGGTTCAAAAGGCAGCATAA
- the secG gene encoding preprotein translocase subunit SecG — protein MDIIFSVVKAIHILVSILLIITVLLQPGKGDIGSVFGGTTESIFGASGAVPFLTKVTRVLAVLFIISSLTLGYFSTQGIKSSVVKEQTPVSVEQKSEAESRGDMQNPSEATSTKPEGIKESDVPQKQDKIQEPDSESK, from the coding sequence GTGGACATAATCTTTAGTGTGGTGAAGGCTATTCACATTCTTGTGAGCATACTTCTCATCATAACCGTGCTTCTTCAGCCTGGTAAAGGGGATATCGGATCGGTATTTGGTGGAACAACCGAATCGATTTTTGGTGCAAGCGGTGCAGTTCCATTTCTCACCAAGGTAACTAGGGTCCTTGCGGTTCTTTTCATTATTTCTTCGTTGACTCTTGGCTATTTTTCTACACAAGGCATCAAGTCGTCGGTGGTCAAGGAGCAGACACCCGTATCAGTCGAGCAGAAATCCGAGGCCGAGTCCAGGGGAGATATGCAGAATCCTTCCGAGGCTACTTCTACCAAGCCGGAAGGAATTAAAGAATCGGACGTACCTCAAAAGCAAGATAAGATTCAGGAACCCGATTCGGAGAGTAAATAA
- the def gene encoding peptide deformylase produces MAILRILTYPDPKLRKKSAPVEKIDGEIEKLLDDMAETMYDAPGIGLAAPQVGVNLRVCIIDISPREEGSPGLIELINPVILSAEGEQIAEEGCLSIPGFLSDVKRKARVKVRAVDRKGERLEIDGTGLLARALQHEIDHLDGVLFIDRLGKLKRELLKKKIEKAFGKEGYAAF; encoded by the coding sequence ATGGCGATTCTAAGAATTCTCACTTATCCTGACCCAAAACTGAGAAAAAAATCTGCCCCTGTAGAAAAGATAGACGGTGAAATTGAAAAACTACTCGACGATATGGCAGAAACCATGTACGATGCGCCGGGTATAGGACTGGCTGCCCCTCAGGTTGGTGTCAATCTAAGGGTATGTATTATAGACATTTCTCCCAGGGAAGAGGGTTCCCCTGGTCTTATAGAACTCATAAACCCGGTGATTTTGTCCGCCGAGGGTGAACAGATTGCGGAGGAGGGTTGTTTGAGTATCCCCGGATTCTTGAGCGATGTTAAAAGGAAGGCGCGAGTAAAGGTTCGGGCGGTTGATAGAAAAGGAGAGCGGTTAGAGATAGATGGAACTGGCCTTCTTGCTCGTGCTTTGCAGCATGAGATAGACCATCTGGACGGGGTGCTTTTCATTGACCGGCTGGGAAAGCTAAAGAGGGAGCTTCTCAAGAAAAAAATAGAAAAGGCTTTTGGAAAAGAGGGTTATGCTGCCTTTTGA